From the Vespa velutina chromosome 16, iVesVel2.1, whole genome shotgun sequence genome, one window contains:
- the LOC124954770 gene encoding centrosomal protein of 290 kDa-like isoform X1, with the protein MVRTNWEQIFSLNISSLTDEEIEDLCPTIMRCNIDEISDVQNLQMLMRISQEMLQYKDNQVESLLIECGELKNTISTLKPDVSKQKLKGQIVSDSQYEDKNFIKSSDTIETANHETVIQNKNEKIEKLLTELEGLDRENIILKERLGMLKEEMEDATEKMNEMTDGLSSAQSKVLEYKERILDLERENIGLLNQIEELTSQQMDRDKVIDEFGVAIDSRIAEWKELLDEKDTEIHRLRENLSQSLLQSVTSVKEENKSQIVYLNEEIGNRDKIITELQSKLSEAVTEINEGAAIIEKLQASTKKPEKEEKRKEQKELLKKMQDANNQISDLQNALGQTQEDLKLKSTELCEVLSILRKYEDENHGLTEALHEIKDLKNELNHKREHIEDLVNVVNKLEMLNSYQEMEILTLREKLGISEDESISIDNIIKKRKEEEKRMEELVQENKILIDENLEMKSTIRLLKSNRSRLPAKKLDFSSDTIDNSTDFLHSTKLLETAANRVVDFESVRIYHKTDKDIRKEMKLVIDENEALRRGMHEILDSIRSQDGKSSVEVHSYTLERLLEALDVRHLAGWYHPAMRLQEHLNVIQGSNAELRSQVKQIRDSKISIKTFVYRKELNRKDAILQDLALSKGIDLERLNTDDSDDNKLMYISEIKNIESIYQRELKEREREKESLIEDNKDLRYTIDNLNLQIDIYEKDRINLETSEDEVKRAFAIKTKDYIMVANELLLLNRKIVLLKELLNKESIKMYDYQKNVVEKEGSLKRELTDANKRNKMLECEIIRLQSNLSNSMSITEYSDLKEKYEELNIRYRFLLEKNTIFVDGSEIELLKDELDLTRKEKSQLMDLLKEDISKVDESDIVRQLKDYKANELIERQRADHMTKLHEISQSQFAKSESKIQEITNINCELQEKLIDVHNKLSKIVSSQSHRENNTGDIEESSNEQMEKLRIDNETLKRKLEIAEEEAKLQYTLNSFKTLELDNLRHQILDLQAISEDKATISRLNFELAGKKNTEMELNARKSQLESEISYLHDERERLMINSDKMRANVQYCRKQCDDRCRIYIDVIDFLQSQYAGSSSISALDRLTSMVEKLKTDRIELDVEMKKTKDFNNHLISQKETLTNRLEIVERLKDILEEQIGGESVQDILQKFSENSQYVLNVCYKLHDLKQKRRISHLDNELQMVNDKATKYESIITSMENEMINMQKTWNRQDEQVVSRTDVQIKEIKFDTIEKRSVFVQVTIEHDSTEVQTEPYDCCLNKRKGKEEKEEEEVIVVVDMVDTPKEKSVREVGNNTDTMNDTISMMQLNERLADALKLAADRSEIINNYESEILNYREKIDALNKEIKVMELELSKREINNIVEPILDIPIITNMDCTDKLALKSTINSLQKIVAQKEETIVRYQNLMKEEREEYVGVTSNLQREIDDLHYKVQLLESERKVDDKKNNDVTFEPDVDDEPKKSVTVYNAAREEEIARMIEKINTLEADLHITKELSGRWHRLAEERLKHIDRIRERLEEQHNTELEIYRSEINKWQSEADTLRQRLSEDRVVHTKGNISLMKELQEKDDKIHELNLNCQQLQNEIELLGATNRSLPARVAIDHRDELKIHDILPGTQRDQPLSQNQIDILRKQLQSLMEKEKMYKHEIAELKQRVSRGYMAVKSQEKRTSQREMQLERKVKSLEEELEKMRTQLEREYLVQETRRAKTAEELSLWEKQKKWQQTAEKLQEKLKEKTNEYIKLNSNHEKLRSLVSCMEREKWFLKSKIKGEAPSNVLNDIPSRPISAAHQSLVIDLQKECQTLRERIGELERENSHELLKKIDEQKNCIASLEAVTKGNEYVVEKLQKLETTRDILERANLKLESENFELRLEIEKANADTPRLREKVEHLERYIELLKVEKSSDSTPRSSNKEHQELNSKKSVLELEKTIFTLKRIIEKLQAENKRLKFNSRRNYFVSGQVKKVNTGSEKSYEKLYEEAQKRMIDLETDLQLAEQRITMLEETQKEDDNGEINILKQQLAHKSELLEKVKQLLTRAAINEKTLRQRLQQLESKQTLSPIPECYVTVPNLD; encoded by the exons ATGGTTCGAACAAATTgggaacaaatattttctttaaatatttcgtcTTTAACTGACGAAGAGATCGAGGATCTATGTCCTACGATAATGCGTTGCAATATTGATGAAATATCCGATGTACAAAATCTTCAAATGCTTATGAGAATATCTCAAGAAATGTTGCAGTATAAAGACAATCAA gTAGAATCTTTGCTCATAGAATGTGgggaattaaaaaataccaTTTCAACATTGAAACCGGATGTTTCTAAGCAAAAACTTAAAG GTCAGATCGTATCTGATTCACAGTATGAAGATAAAAACTTCATTAAG tcATCTGACACAATTGAAACTGCCAATCATGAAACTgtgatacaaaataaaaatgaaaaaatagaaaaacttttGACCGAATTAgag ggattagatagagaaaatattattttgaaggAACGATTAGGAatgttgaaagaagaaatggaggATGCAActgaaaaaatgaatgaaatgacAGATGGATTAAGTTCTGCACAATCAAAAGTCCTTGAATATAAAG aaaGGATATTAGATTTGGAACGTGAAAATATTGGTTTGCTCAATCAAATAGAAGAATTAACCAGTCAACAAATGGATAGAGATAAAGTAATAGATGAATTTGGAGTAGCAATAGATTCTAGAATAGCAGAATGGaag gAATTATTAGATGAAAAGGATACAGAGATACACCGtttaagagaaaatttgtCCCAATCGTTATTGCAATCGGTTACATcagttaaagaagaaaataaatcacaGATAGTATATTTAAACGAAGAAATTGGTAATCGTGATAAGATTATAACAGAATTACAAAGTAAACTTTCTGAAGCGGTTACAGAAATAAATGAAGGAGCTGCTATTATAGAGAAGTTACAAGCCAGTACGAAAAA gccagaaaaagaagagaagaggaaggaacaaaaagagttattaaaaaagatgcAGGATGCAAATAATCAGATATCTGATTTACAAAATGCATTGGGCCAAACGCAGGAGGATTTAAAACTAAAGAGCACTGAA ttaTGCGAAGTATTATCAATATTGAGAAAGTATGAGGACGAAAATCATGGATTAACAGAAGCATTACATGAAatcaaagatttaaaaaatgaattaaatcataaaagaGAACATATAGAAGATCTTGTCAATGTGGTTAATAAGTTAGAGATGTTAAATTCTTATCAAGAAATGGAGATCTTAACGCTCAG AGAAAAATTAGGGATATCGGAGGATGAATCAATTTccatagataatattattaaaaaacgtaaggaagaagagaaaaggatggaaGAGCTTGTTCaggagaataaaatattaatagatgAAAATCTCGAAATGAAATCGACC ataagGCTGTTAAAATCAAATAGATCGCGTTTACCTGCAAAGAAATTAGATTTTTCAAGCGACACGATAGATAACAGCACCGACTTTTTGCACTCCACTAAATTATTGGAAACTGCTGCAAATCGGGTAGTCGATTTTGAATCCGTTCGGATATATCATAAAACTGATaaagatattagaaaagaaatgaagctAGTTATAGATGAGAATGAAGCTCTTAGAAGAGGCATGCATGAAATTCTGGACAGTATACGCAGTCAAGACG GTAAAAGTTCAGTAGAAGTGCATTCATATACATTGGAAAGATTATTGGAGGCATTAGATGTAAGACATTTGGCTGGTTGGTATCATCCTGCTATGAGATTACAAGAACATTTGAATGTTATACAAGGTAGCAATGCAGAATTAAGATCTCAAGTTAAACAGATTAg agatTCTAAAATCTCTATTAAAACATTTGTTTATAGAAAGGAACTTAACAGAAAGGATGCTATATTGCAAGATTTAGCATTGAGCAAAGGAATAGATTTAGAGAGATTAAATACCGATGATtctgatgataataaattaatgtatatttcggaaataaaaaatattgaaagtatatatcaaagagaattaaaggaaagggaaagggaaaaggaatcATTGattgaagataataaagatttacgatatacgatcgataatttaaatcttcaaatagatatttatgaaAAGGATCGGATTAATTTAGAGACTAGCGAGGACGAAGTAAAAAGAGCATTTGCGATTAAAACGAAAGATTATATAATGGTTGCTAacgaattgttattattgaataGGAAAATTGTACTTTTAAAAGAGCTTCTTAATAAGGAATCTATTAAGATGTatgattatcaaaaaaatgtggtagaaaaagaaggttCTTTGAAAAGAGAATTGACCGATGCCAATAAGCGTAATAAAATGTTAGAATGTGAGATAATAAGATTACAAAGTAATCTATCTAATTCGATGAGTATTACGGAATATAgcgatttaaaagagaaatacgaagaattaaatatacgtTATCGTTTTCTACTCGAGAAAAATACCATCTTCGTAGATGGATCGGAAATTGAATTGTTGAAGGATGAATTGGatttaacgagaaaagaaaaatcacaaTTAATGGATCTATTAAAGGAAGATATTTCTAAAGTGGATGAAAGTGATATTGTTAGACAATTAAAGGATTACAAAGCTAATGAATTAATCGAAAGACAACGTGCCGATCATATGACCAAATTGCACGAGATATCTCAAAGTCAATTTGCCAAATCTGAATCGAAGATacaagaaataacaaatattaattgcgAGTTACaagagaaattaatcgatGTACATaacaaattatcaaaaattgtaTCCTCGCAAAGTCATCGAGAAAATAATACGGGTGATATTGAAGAATCGTCGAACGaacaaatggaaaaattgAGAATCGATAATGaaacgttgaaaagaaaattagaaattgcCGAGGAAGAGGCCAAATTGCAATATACATTGAATTCGTTTAAAACATTGGAATTAGATAATCTCAGACATCAGATTTTAGATTTGCAAGCGATTAGCGAAGACAAGGCTACGATATCGAGACTTAATTTTGAATTGGCTGGTAAGAAGAATACCGAAATGGAATTGAACGCACGAAAGTCACAGCTCGAAAGTGAAATATCTTATTTGCATGATGAACGTGaaagattaatgataaattccGATAAGATGCGAGCGAACGTGCAATATTGTCGAAAACAATGCGACGATCGTTGCAG GATTTACATAGACGTAATAGATTTTTTACAAAGCCAATATGCAGGATCATCTTCGATTAGTGCTCTCGACAGATTAACGTCAAtggttgaaaaattaaaaactgaTCGAATAGAATTAGATGTAGAAatgaagaagacgaaggattttaataatcatttgatATCCCAAAAGGAAACTTTAACAAATCGTTTGGAGATTGTCGAACGTTTGAAGGATATATTGGAGGAGCAAATTGGCGGTGAAAGCGTGCAAGATATTTTGCAAAAGTTTTCCGAAAATTCCCAATACGTATTAAACGTATGTTATAAATTACac gatttgaaacaaaaacgaaGGATATCCCATTTGGATAACGAATTGCAAATGGTAAATGACAAAGCCACGAAATATGAATCGATTATTACGAGTATGGAGAACGAAATGATTAACATGCAAAAGACTTGGAATCGTCAGGATGAACAAGTAGTGTCAAGGACCGATGTACAAattaaagaaatcaaatttgaTACGATAGAGAAACGATCGGTTTTCGTTCAAGTAACGATAGAACACGATTCGACGGAGGTACAAACAGAACCTTACGATTGCTGTTTaaacaaacgaaaaggaaaagaagaaaaagaagaagaagaagtaatagtagtagtagatatGGTTGATACGCCGAAGGAAAAATCTGTTCGAGAAGTAGGTAACAATACGGATACAATGAATGATACAATTTCTATGATGCAATTGAACGAACGTTTAGCGGATGCATTAAAACTCGCGGCAGATCGTtctgaaataataaacaattacgAGTcagaaatattgaattatcgagaaaaaatagatgCACTTAATAAGGAAATTAAAGTAATGGAATTGGAattatcgaaaagagaaataaataatatcgtcgaGCCGATATTAGATATTcctattattacaaatatggATTGTACCGACAAATTGGCATTGAAGTCTACGATTAACAGTTTGCAAAAAATTGTCGCACAAAAGGAAGAGACGATAGTGAGATATCAAAATCTTatgaaggaggaaagagaggagtACGTTGGGGTTACGTCTAATTTGCAAAGGGAAATCGATGATTTGCATTATAAAGTACAATTGTTGGAAAGTGAAAGGAAAgttgacgataaaaaaaataatgatgttaCGTTCGAGCCTGACGTTGACGATGAGCCAAAGAAATCTGTTACCGTTTATAACGCAGCCAGAGAAGAGGAGATTGCtagaatgatagaaaaaataaatactttggAAGCAGATTTGCATATTACGAAAGAACTTAGTGGTCGATGGCATCGATTGGCAGAAGAGAGATTGAAGCATATAGATCGTATAAGAGAAAG ACTCGAAGAACAACATAATACGGAGCTTGAAATTTATCGTTCCGAGATTAACAAATGGCAGTCAGAAGCTGATACGCTCAGACAACGATTATCGGAAGATCGTGTCGTTCATACGAAAGGGAATATATCACTTATGAAAGAATTGCaagagaaagatgataaaatACACGAGCTTAATCTTAATTGTCAACAATTGCAG AACGAAATCGAATTGTTAGGAGCCACGAATCGATCATTGCCAGCACGTGTTGCGATCGATCATCGTGACGAACTTAAAATCCACGATATCTTACCTGGTACTCAACGTGATCAGCCTCTATCACAGAatcaaatagatattttacgTAAACAGTTGCAATCCCtgatggaaaaggaaaagatgtaTAAGCATGAGATTGCTGAACTGAAGCAACGTGTCAGTCGGGG ATACATGGCGGTAAAATcgcaagagaaaagaacttcTCAGCGCGAGATGCAATTGGAAAGGAAGGTAAAGTCTTTGGAGGAGGAGTTAGAAAAAATGCGGACTCAGTTAGAAAGGGAATACTTAGTTCAAGAAACTAGAAGGGCGAAg aCAGCTGAGGAACTCTCGTTGTGggagaagcaaaagaaatggCAACAGACTGCAGAAAAATTGCAAGAgaagttaaaagagaaaacgaacgagtatatcaaattaaattcgaaTCACGAAAAATTACGATCTTTGGTTTCCTGCATGGAACGTGAAAAGTGGTTTCTaaagagtaaaataaaagGGGAAGCTCCTTCAAACGTGTTGAATGATATACCGTCTAGACCGATCTCAGCTGCACATCAGAGTCTCGTGATTGATTTACAGAAGGAATGTCAAACGTTGAGAGAACGTATCGGCGAATTGGAAAGGGAAAATAGTcatgaattattaaagaaaatagacGAGCAAAAGAATTGTATAGCTTCATTGGAAGCTGTCACGAAG GGCAACGAGTACGTTGTcgagaaattacaaaaattggAGACTACCAGGGATATTCTCGAGAGAGCCAATTTGAAATTGGAAAgtgaaaattttgaattaagattagaaatagaaaaagctAACGCGGATACGCCGCGTTTGCGGGAAAAAGTCGAACATTTAGAAAG atacatCGAATTGTTGAAAGTAGAGAAATCGTCGGATTCGACACCTAGATCGTCGAACAAGGAACATCAGGAATTAAATTCCAAGAAGTCTGTTTTAGAATTAGAGAAAACGATCTTTACGTTAAAGAGAATCATTGAAAAGTTACAAGCGGAGAACAAAAGACTGAAGTTTAATTCGAGAAGGAATTATTTCGTATCTGGTCAA GTAAAGAAAGTTAACACCGGGAGTGAAAAATCTTACGAGAAATTGTACGAGGAAGCTcaaaagagaatgatagaCTTGGAAACGGATTTGCAACTTGCCGAACAGAGAATAACGATGTTGGAAGAAACTCAAAAGGAGGATGACAATGGCgagattaatattttgaaacaaCAATTGGCACATAAATCAGAATTATTGGAAAAAGTGAAGCAATTGTTGACGAGGGCGGCCATAAATGAAAAGACACTTCGTCAACGT cTTCAGCAACTGGAATCTAAACAGACATTGTCACCGATACCAGAATGTTACGTAACTGTACCTAATTTagattga